One Longimicrobiales bacterium DNA window includes the following coding sequences:
- a CDS encoding Smr/MutS family protein — translation MAKRKPKSQRPGRAGAAASDPPALTGIALLLSEYPADKLDLHGMTAAQAEPRVMAFMKRQSHTASGRVVHIITGKGNRSEGAPVLPGLVRDLLDDDLTRLVREVAGLPGGGGVAVRLR, via the coding sequence ATGGCAAAGCGTAAGCCGAAGAGTCAGCGGCCAGGACGAGCGGGCGCCGCAGCTTCAGACCCGCCGGCGCTCACGGGCATCGCGTTATTGCTCAGCGAGTACCCCGCGGACAAGCTCGACCTCCATGGAATGACCGCGGCTCAGGCGGAGCCACGTGTCATGGCGTTCATGAAGCGACAGAGCCATACGGCGAGCGGCAGGGTGGTTCACATCATCACGGGTAAGGGCAACCGGTCCGAGGGCGCTCCGGTGCTGCCTGGTTTGGTCCGCGACCTGCTGGATGACGACTTGACCCGCCTTGTTCGTGAGGTCGCGGGGCTGCCAGGGGGTGGTGGCGTGGCCGTGAGGCTGCGCTGA
- a CDS encoding M20/M25/M40 family metallo-hydrolase, with the protein MKHLFARSVLTALACGILASPAAAQLDSARFVFSTDEKLDATATPAYEGSHDAIYAYIDENFEAHLANLQRWLRQRSVSAQNDGITEMAEMLRSDLEALGFAETAVVPTDGHPGVWGYYDAGAERTLMVYLMYDVQPVNEEDWESPPFDAEVIESGLGEILMARGATNQKGPERAFLNAIESIIAVEGTLPVNLMVLAEGEEELGSPHYYQLVDQFEDRLKTADGAFFPFNSQGPTGGAGMSLGVKGILYTEIEAVGNAGGGPIQAEIHGSYKAIVDSPPWRLVQALSSLVSEDGNTILVPGYYDDVRPPTGEEQRLINAMADTWNDEAQQDALGVEQWIDGITGRDAIMRYLYHPTLNIDGIWGGYTGEGVKTILPHMATAKVDSRLPYGLDPDTALARIRRHLDAEGFEDIVVRKLSGYPAAQTSVEAPIVQAAIGVFNKYSHTPQVSPRLAGSAPFYQFTERLGLPLVFAGFGHGSGAHAPNEYMVVTPAEGSSIAGLREIERAYVDLMFALASQRPITQ; encoded by the coding sequence ATGAAGCACTTGTTTGCCAGGAGTGTCCTTACGGCGCTCGCATGCGGCATCCTCGCCTCACCGGCCGCTGCACAGCTCGATTCGGCACGCTTTGTCTTCTCCACAGATGAGAAGCTCGACGCCACGGCGACGCCCGCGTACGAAGGCAGTCACGACGCCATTTATGCGTATATCGATGAGAACTTTGAGGCGCATCTGGCGAATCTCCAGCGCTGGCTGAGACAGCGCTCCGTAAGCGCGCAGAACGATGGCATTACGGAGATGGCCGAGATGCTCCGGTCGGATCTCGAAGCGCTTGGTTTCGCAGAGACCGCGGTGGTCCCGACGGATGGTCATCCCGGCGTGTGGGGCTACTACGACGCGGGCGCTGAGCGGACGCTCATGGTCTACCTGATGTATGACGTCCAGCCGGTGAATGAAGAAGACTGGGAGTCGCCGCCATTCGATGCCGAGGTCATCGAATCCGGCCTCGGCGAGATCCTCATGGCACGAGGTGCGACGAATCAGAAAGGGCCGGAACGGGCGTTTCTCAACGCCATCGAGTCGATCATCGCGGTAGAAGGCACGCTTCCCGTGAACCTGATGGTACTCGCCGAAGGTGAAGAAGAGCTCGGCTCTCCGCACTACTACCAACTGGTGGATCAGTTCGAGGATCGGCTCAAGACGGCAGACGGTGCGTTCTTCCCGTTCAACTCTCAGGGCCCCACGGGCGGAGCCGGCATGAGCCTCGGCGTGAAAGGGATCCTGTACACAGAGATCGAAGCGGTTGGCAACGCAGGCGGCGGTCCGATACAGGCTGAGATCCACGGGTCGTACAAAGCCATCGTGGACTCTCCGCCTTGGCGGCTTGTTCAGGCGCTCTCGTCCCTGGTGTCTGAAGACGGCAACACGATTCTCGTCCCCGGCTACTACGACGACGTGCGCCCTCCCACGGGCGAAGAGCAGCGCCTCATCAATGCGATGGCGGACACGTGGAATGACGAGGCTCAACAGGACGCATTAGGCGTCGAGCAGTGGATCGACGGCATCACGGGCCGCGATGCGATCATGCGTTATCTGTACCACCCGACACTCAACATCGATGGAATTTGGGGCGGATACACCGGGGAGGGTGTGAAGACCATTCTGCCGCACATGGCCACTGCGAAGGTCGATTCACGGCTGCCGTACGGACTCGACCCGGACACCGCGCTCGCACGGATCCGCCGGCACCTAGATGCGGAGGGCTTCGAAGACATCGTGGTCCGAAAGTTGTCCGGGTATCCGGCTGCTCAAACCAGCGTAGAGGCTCCCATCGTTCAAGCCGCGATTGGAGTGTTCAACAAGTACAGCCACACGCCACAGGTCTCGCCGCGGCTGGCCGGGAGCGCACCGTTCTATCAGTTCACAGAGCGACTGGGTCTGCCCCTAGTGTTTGCCGGGTTCGGTCATGGCTCCGGCGCTCATGCGCCGAACGAGTACATGGTCGTGACCCCGGCGGAGGGGTCGTCCATTGCTGGACTTCGCGAGATCGAGCGCGCGTACGTCGATCTGATGTTCGCCTTGGCGTCTCAGCGGCCGATTACCCAGTAG
- a CDS encoding serine hydrolase, whose amino-acid sequence MVRRFAPRHFVVFAAVAAASFVLPSAASAQSVADHPRVQEATRLLETWIQAQRDYERIPGASVAVVHDQELVYAGGFGYAHVEAEEPATPSTMYSICSISKLFTATSIMQLRDEGALTIRDDVGDHLEWFDLEQQFPGLGPVTIEGVLTHSSGLPREADAPYWSGPDFPFPTHDAIVEGLSNQEMLYPARTHYQYSNLGLTLAGEIVMAKSGMSWGDYVKGHILEPLGMTNTTTEHLDELRGKQLATGYSPIQRDGTRGLVPPYQVRGIGPAAGMLSTVEDLAKFAMWQFRVLDGTSEEVLDRNTLREMQRVHWLEPDGTSSYGLGFSVSKRDGKTYVGHGGSCPGYESNLNIRPQDKIATTFMTNGRRVSASSFSRMAYDIMAPAILAAVADGGAPAAEEDHEMTDEMSQRMAAMSADEMGAHHLQMHGPDLETLTGLYSRPLGTESMVTTWNGQLVVIGLPTTNPLNAMTKLKHIEGNSFRRVRSDGDLGEEYLFEEGPDGAMTYWVHNNPRVRSSRLPR is encoded by the coding sequence ATGGTCCGCCGTTTCGCTCCGAGACATTTCGTCGTATTTGCCGCAGTTGCCGCGGCGTCCTTCGTCCTTCCGTCGGCAGCCTCAGCGCAGTCGGTCGCCGACCATCCACGCGTCCAAGAGGCCACCCGCCTGCTCGAGACGTGGATTCAGGCGCAACGGGACTACGAACGAATTCCTGGGGCTTCCGTGGCCGTCGTGCACGACCAAGAACTCGTTTACGCCGGCGGCTTCGGGTACGCACATGTCGAAGCAGAGGAGCCAGCGACCCCGAGCACGATGTACTCGATCTGCTCGATCTCGAAGCTCTTTACCGCGACGAGCATCATGCAGCTGCGCGACGAAGGCGCACTGACCATCCGGGACGACGTGGGTGACCACCTCGAGTGGTTCGATCTCGAGCAGCAATTCCCAGGGCTAGGACCGGTCACGATCGAGGGGGTGCTCACGCACTCGTCCGGACTGCCTCGCGAGGCGGACGCCCCATACTGGAGCGGGCCCGACTTCCCGTTCCCCACGCACGATGCAATCGTGGAGGGTCTCTCCAACCAGGAGATGCTCTACCCGGCTCGGACCCACTACCAGTACTCCAACCTTGGCCTGACGCTCGCTGGGGAAATTGTGATGGCGAAGTCGGGCATGTCTTGGGGCGACTATGTGAAGGGGCACATCCTGGAGCCGCTCGGTATGACGAATACGACCACCGAGCATCTGGACGAACTCCGCGGGAAGCAGCTAGCGACCGGCTATTCGCCCATTCAGCGCGACGGGACCCGAGGCTTGGTGCCGCCCTATCAGGTCCGGGGCATTGGGCCGGCCGCCGGGATGCTCTCCACGGTGGAGGACCTCGCGAAGTTCGCGATGTGGCAGTTCCGGGTCCTCGACGGCACGAGTGAGGAGGTCTTGGACAGGAACACGCTGCGCGAGATGCAACGTGTTCATTGGCTCGAGCCGGATGGGACCAGCAGCTACGGGCTCGGTTTCTCGGTCTCGAAGCGCGACGGGAAGACCTATGTGGGCCACGGCGGCTCGTGCCCGGGCTACGAGAGCAACCTCAACATCCGCCCCCAGGACAAGATCGCGACGACGTTCATGACGAATGGTCGCCGGGTGAGCGCGAGCAGCTTCTCACGCATGGCGTACGACATCATGGCGCCGGCGATTCTGGCCGCTGTTGCGGACGGAGGTGCCCCTGCCGCGGAAGAGGACCATGAGATGACGGATGAGATGAGTCAGCGCATGGCCGCGATGAGTGCGGACGAAATGGGCGCACATCATCTGCAGATGCATGGCCCGGATCTCGAGACCCTAACCGGCCTATACTCACGCCCATTGGGCACCGAGAGCATGGTGACGACCTGGAACGGTCAGCTCGTGGTGATCGGCCTGCCGACGACCAATCCGCTCAACGCGATGACCAAACTGAAGCACATCGAAGGAAACTCGTTCCGACGCGTACGTTCCGATGGGGATCTCGGTGAGGAGTACCTCTTCGAAGAGGGGCCCGACGGTGCCATGACCTACTGGGTGCACAACAACCCGCGCGTTCGTTCCTCGCGCCTTCCGAGATAA